Proteins encoded in a region of the Streptomyces sp. NBC_01298 genome:
- the rpmH gene encoding 50S ribosomal protein L34: MSKRTFQPNNRRRAKTHGFRLRMRTRAGRAILANRRGKGRAELSA, from the coding sequence AAGCGCACCTTCCAGCCGAACAACCGCCGTCGTGCCAAGACCCACGGCTTCCGTCTCCGGATGCGTACCCGTGCCGGCCGCGCCATCCTCGCGAACCGTCGTGGCAAGGGCCGCGCCGAACTCTCCGCGTAA
- the rnpA gene encoding ribonuclease P protein component has product MLSPDNRLRRREDFASAVRRGRRAGRPLLVVHLRTSGATDPHEPGEIDPSTRAGFVVSKAVGIAVVRNRVKRRLRHLVRERLSQLPEGSLMVVRALPGAGDAGLDELARDLDAALLRLLGGVAR; this is encoded by the coding sequence GTGCTGTCTCCCGACAATCGGCTGAGGCGGCGCGAGGACTTCGCGAGCGCGGTACGTCGAGGTCGCCGGGCTGGTCGCCCGCTCCTCGTCGTCCACCTACGTACAAGCGGTGCAACGGACCCGCACGAGCCGGGGGAGATCGATCCCTCGACGCGTGCGGGTTTCGTCGTCAGCAAGGCTGTCGGCATCGCCGTCGTACGCAACCGGGTCAAGCGCCGTTTGCGCCATCTCGTCCGCGAGCGGCTGTCCCAGCTGCCCGAAGGTAGCCTGATGGTGGTACGGGCTCTGCCCGGAGCGGGTGATGCCGGTCTCGACGAGCTGGCCCGGGACCTCGATGCCGCACTGCTGCGGCTCTTGGGAGGCGTGGCTCGATGA
- the yidD gene encoding membrane protein insertion efficiency factor YidD, protein MKYPLLALIKLYQWTISPLLGPVCRYYPSCSHYGYTAIDRHGAVKGTALTAWRILRCNPWSPGGVDHVPPRKRPRWHEQLRSALRRSRNAQGA, encoded by the coding sequence ATGAAGTACCCGCTGCTCGCATTGATCAAGCTGTACCAGTGGACGATCAGTCCGCTGCTCGGGCCGGTGTGCCGCTACTACCCCTCGTGTTCGCACTACGGGTACACGGCCATCGACCGGCATGGTGCGGTGAAGGGGACGGCTCTGACCGCCTGGCGGATCCTGCGGTGCAATCCGTGGTCCCCGGGTGGCGTGGACCACGTCCCACCCCGGAAACGCCCGCGTTGGCACGAGCAGCTGCGCAGTGCGTTGCGTAGATCTCGCAATGCTCAAGGAGCCTGA
- the yidC gene encoding membrane protein insertase YidC, with protein sequence MDTIASLFSFITTPVSWIIVQFHKVYGAMFGADSGWAWGLSIVSLVILIRICLIPLFVKQIKATRGMQAIQPKMKAIQERYKNDKQRQSEEMMKLYKETGTNPLSSCLPILAQSPFFFALYHVLAGIANGKPIGEIDGPLLESARNAHIFGAPLASKFTDSADKVAALNASITDVRIVTAIMIVMMSLSQFYTQRQLMQKNVDLSVKTPFMQQQKMLMYVFPLIFAFMGINFPVGVLVYWLTTNLWTMGQQMFVINRNPTPGSLAQDQYLTRLLKQISSHGELKSRGKKKIVAAIVAKGPDRNDNERKFITGLSKQGLAAQADGSVAKSVEATVDSDAAGGGGQKRQQPKRQSKSQRQTPPSKPSPKK encoded by the coding sequence GTGGACACGATTGCCAGTCTGTTCAGCTTTATTACCACGCCTGTCTCGTGGATCATCGTCCAGTTCCACAAGGTGTACGGCGCCATGTTCGGCGCCGACAGTGGCTGGGCCTGGGGCCTGTCCATCGTCTCCCTGGTGATCTTGATCCGTATTTGCCTGATCCCGCTCTTCGTGAAGCAGATCAAGGCGACGCGCGGCATGCAGGCGATCCAGCCGAAGATGAAGGCGATCCAGGAGCGCTACAAGAACGACAAACAGCGCCAGTCCGAAGAGATGATGAAGCTGTACAAGGAGACGGGTACCAACCCGCTCTCCTCGTGCCTTCCCATCCTGGCGCAGTCACCGTTCTTCTTCGCGCTCTACCACGTGCTCGCCGGCATCGCCAACGGCAAGCCGATCGGTGAGATCGACGGCCCGCTGCTGGAGAGCGCGCGTAACGCGCACATCTTCGGCGCCCCGCTGGCGTCCAAGTTCACGGACAGCGCGGACAAGGTCGCCGCTCTCAATGCCTCGATCACCGACGTGCGGATCGTCACCGCGATCATGATCGTGATGATGTCGCTGTCGCAGTTCTACACGCAGCGCCAGCTGATGCAGAAGAACGTCGACCTCTCGGTCAAGACGCCGTTCATGCAGCAGCAGAAGATGCTGATGTACGTCTTCCCCCTGATCTTCGCCTTCATGGGTATCAACTTCCCCGTCGGTGTCCTCGTCTACTGGCTGACCACGAACCTGTGGACCATGGGCCAGCAGATGTTCGTGATCAACCGGAACCCCACCCCGGGCAGCCTGGCCCAGGACCAGTACCTGACGCGCCTGCTGAAGCAGATCAGCTCGCACGGCGAGCTCAAGAGCCGGGGCAAGAAGAAGATCGTCGCGGCGATCGTGGCCAAGGGTCCGGACCGCAACGACAACGAGCGCAAGTTCATCACCGGTCTGAGCAAGCAGGGCCTTGCCGCGCAGGCGGACGGCTCCGTGGCGAAGAGCGTCGAGGCGACCGTCGATTCCGATGCGGCCGGCGGTGGCGGACAGAAGCGTCAGCAGCCCAAGCGGCAGTCGAAGTCGCAGCGTCAGACGCCCCCCAGCAAGCCCTCTCCCAAGAAGTAA
- a CDS encoding Jag family protein, with amino-acid sequence MTEGTTTAAAESGDTLTRLEQEGEIAADYLEGLLDIADLDGDIDMDVEADRASVSIVSESARDLQKLVGRDGEVLEALQELTRLAVHRETGDRSRLMLDIGGFRAKKREELTALGAKAAEDVKTSGEPLKLEPMTPFERKVVHDAVAAAGLRSESEGEEPQRFVVVLPA; translated from the coding sequence GTGACGGAAGGCACCACCACCGCCGCCGCTGAGAGTGGCGACACCCTGACCCGCCTCGAGCAGGAGGGTGAGATCGCGGCCGACTACCTTGAGGGTCTGCTGGACATCGCCGACCTGGACGGCGACATCGACATGGACGTCGAGGCGGACCGCGCCTCGGTCTCCATCGTCAGCGAGTCCGCGCGCGACCTGCAGAAGCTCGTCGGCCGCGATGGCGAGGTGCTGGAGGCTCTGCAGGAGCTGACCCGCCTCGCCGTGCACCGCGAGACCGGGGACCGCAGCCGGCTGATGCTGGACATCGGCGGCTTCCGGGCGAAGAAGCGCGAGGAGCTGACGGCGCTCGGCGCCAAGGCCGCGGAGGACGTGAAGACGTCCGGCGAGCCCCTGAAGCTGGAGCCGATGACCCCCTTCGAGCGGAAGGTCGTCCACGACGCCGTGGCCGCGGCCGGTCTGCGGAGCGAGTCCGAGGGCGAGGAGCCGCAGCGCTTCGTCGTCGTGCTTCCGGCCTGA
- the rsmG gene encoding 16S rRNA (guanine(527)-N(7))-methyltransferase RsmG, with translation MPEEAPPAPEEARAVFGEHFPEAVRYAELLADAGVKRGLIGPREVPRLWERHLLNCAVLSEVVPEGVTVCDVGSGAGLPGIPLALVRRDLKITLLEPLLRRTNFLQEVVELLGLDHVTVVRGRAEEVLGKLPPVHVVTARAVAPLDRLAGWGVPLLRPYGEMLALKGDTADEELVAAKAALTKLGVVKTSVLHVGEGVVDPLSTVVRVEVGESPGGVRFAAKRAKAARTSRTRRRR, from the coding sequence ATGCCCGAAGAAGCGCCCCCGGCACCTGAAGAGGCGCGTGCGGTGTTCGGTGAGCATTTCCCGGAAGCTGTGCGGTACGCGGAGCTGCTGGCGGACGCGGGTGTCAAGCGGGGCCTGATCGGGCCGCGCGAGGTGCCGCGGCTCTGGGAGAGGCACCTGCTGAACTGCGCCGTGCTCTCGGAGGTGGTGCCCGAGGGCGTGACCGTGTGCGACGTGGGCTCGGGCGCCGGCCTTCCCGGTATTCCGCTGGCCCTGGTGCGCAGGGACCTGAAGATCACCCTGCTGGAGCCGCTGCTGCGCCGGACGAACTTCCTTCAGGAGGTCGTGGAGCTGCTGGGGCTCGACCACGTGACGGTGGTGCGCGGGCGGGCCGAGGAAGTCCTCGGCAAGCTCCCGCCGGTGCACGTGGTGACGGCGCGCGCGGTGGCCCCGCTGGACCGGCTCGCCGGCTGGGGCGTGCCCCTGCTGCGTCCGTACGGCGAGATGCTGGCGCTGAAGGGCGACACCGCCGATGAGGAGCTGGTGGCGGCGAAGGCCGCGCTGACCAAGCTCGGTGTGGTGAAGACCTCGGTGCTGCACGTCGGCGAGGGGGTCGTGGACCCGCTCTCCACCGTGGTGCGGGTCGAGGTCGGGGAAAGCCCCGGCGGGGTGCGGTTCGCGGCGAAGCGGGCCAAGGCCGCCCGTACCAGCCGTACGCGCCGGCGTCGCTGA